The Mauremys reevesii isolate NIE-2019 linkage group 22, ASM1616193v1, whole genome shotgun sequence genomic interval ccgacccccagatccctttccgcagtgctcctccctaggcagtcatgtcccatttcccacctACACGCAAGCGTGTGCTATTTAGGGAAGTTGTCATCATTCAGGCCTGAAAGTGGAGGCACTTCTGGTGCTGGATCTACAGCCACGAGGCAGATCTGCCAGTTGCACGTCGATGGGCCCCCGGGAGGCGATTGCTGTGGGCCCACAGACACATCAGATGAAGTTCTAACAGAGGCTAACCATGCGCTTGGTTCTTAGCTCATTAGAATTCAGCGCACAGGGCGGCCGGCTAGGAAGACAGCGTCGTTTTCCCGTGACCCTGCTGTTGGGTGAGCATTAGCGGAGCCTTTGATTAAGAGGCAGCACTGATGGAAAATAACTCACTCTGGGTacctgccagctcccctccctAGCAGCTGTCCCTCCTTTGAGTGCCGCCTGATTTCAGCACCCAGTCCTGAGCTCACTGACGTTAAGGGCAGGCTTGGTGCTGGAGTCAACGGAGGGCCCAGAGTGCCGAAGCCCCTGCGTCGTTAGAAACTGATCTGCAGgtggctgaagtcagtggaaatgctgCTGCTGATTGCACAGGGCTTTGGATTTGGCTGTTACTGACCCAACTCGGGGATAGACATTCCAGTGCGGGGGGAGTAAGACTATTGGAAACAGACGGTCACATATCAAACAAAATCAGAACACACTTCCCGGAGACGAAGCACCAAACAAGTTCTCTTCCCAGCTAAAGAAGCTTGTTTCACCCAAAGCCAAGCCTGGTTGAGGTCCCTTTTTCACGAAGCAAACTCGCTGGCCGTTCACTGCCAAGGGCAAGGATGCCAGGGTGTCCCCTTTGCCCCCCTAAATGTACCAGAACAAACCTTTGATGTTCACCCCAACATAacgtccccacacacacacacgccattATGCCTCTTCCGGTTAGCTTCCTTCTGAAGTCCCCACCAGCTTTCATCAGCATTTCTAACGGGTGCCCAGTGTGAACCAGACAATGCTCAGTTTACACGTAAACAGATAGATGGAGACATGGATCTTGCCTGGAAGAAAATctgcttttcccctctcctggTGACCCACTCCCAAGCTGTACCttcagaacataattttcagttcAGATCCATAACTCCTCACATAGCATccgtacatacatttcacaatggttCGGACGACACCGGCTTTCATTAGAGACCTAATTCTTACCCGTCACCCTTTGGAGGAACTAGAATGTAAATACCAGAACCAGGGGATTCCAGTAACCTTTATGCCCTCTGCCAGCCCAGCTGGCATCAGGGTTACACCTCCCCGCCATTCCTGCTGCACCGAATCAGTCCAAGGGGTAGCTCTGTCTCTCCCTGCTACAGTGGATGAGACCAGTGGGCCTTTCTGGTCCCTTATCCACCTTCTCTGCTGGACCAGAGCACTGATCTGCCTAGTTCCCGGTTAGGGCTCCCTTGGTTCTTGTCACGGAGACAGAAAGCAGCAGGTCAGAGTCCAAAGGGCAGGCAATGCGATGGGTATTGGGGTTAACAAGCAAGCATAACCGCAGCTCTTTAAAACAGAGCTTCCTTCCCGCCCCTCGCTCCTGATACCACCCCTTCCAATTTACGGTCATATTCCATTTTGGAGGGTCTTGAGTGTGGGGACTTCGGTACCACCtcttttgtaccccatgggaggggtaaggagtgaggttgtgttcCCGCCAGGGTCAACgtttctttggcttttagtgtttcttatacctcctcccctccatccccTTTGGCCCTCCCAACTGGCTGCTTGTCTTTGGGGAGGAGTCAGGGCAGAACTGCCCTTCAAATGTACATTTGTATATTAAACTCCCACCACGACCAGCAACACTTTAACTGTATTTCTTATCTTTTCTCATGGCACTAAAACCCCTATGGCTATAGGCAAAAGcaacacacagtgtctttgttccTTGTTCACATGCGTCAATAAGACACAAACAATTGgattttaaaaacctcaaaatTCAGACTGGCAAACCatacccaaaattctatctcaggcaaaTAAACAGGCCTAAATTCTATATCACCATCACTAACACTCACTACCCTACCATAACAGATCACAAAGAGAGTTGTGTAGTCTTGTGTTTGCATCCCCTGCTGGGTAAAGAGTAGCGTGTGATCTCTTGTGCCCTGCATGAGATTAATGGCCCATATGTTTTAGCAGGCTTTAGCTGATGGAAAGCTCACATCACCCCAATGCACCTCACTGGGTATTTACTCATTAGTATCgtatctaagcacctcacaatACCAACACCCTGTGGGACAGGTCTGCTCTCCTtcttgtacagatgggaaacttatgcccagagccccagaggtatttaggcacctaactcccactggtttCACCCCAACATGGAGAGCGACCCATGCACCCATCTCTATGCTCTCCTATCCATTGGGCACCTAAttacctttgaggctctgggcctaaATAACTCACCCAAGAGGTCTATGAAAGAGCTGGGAACAAAACCCAGAGTCTTAGGCCAGCTGTGTAACTACTGGGCCTTCAGGATGAGCGGATGACCGAATGGAGGCACTACAGAACTATAAAATTGCCACTAGCGTAGGATACTTCAAAACGTGGTGGTAGTAATGTGCAGCTATAACACAGACGCTATGCATCTCCCCTCATCCATGCACTCTGCCTCACAGCCACCCTCCCTGATGCATACACCCACCCACCCGGGCACTGATGCCTGCAGCCATGACTGGGTGCATAAATAGATGTATGATGTATGCAAGAACGGGTGGGTGCATGGATGGGATGGGTGCATGGTAGTATTTCCACATGCATGCAATCACCCCCACATGGAGCCATGCATCCATGCGCCTATCTGCGCACGCATCCATGCACCCTCCCATCCTTGCATGCACCCACATGACACAACCATCCCTAGACACCTTTCCATACCCATCTATGCACTCTCCCATCCATGCACATAGCTAGCTAGGCATGCACCCATCTATCCATCCTCCCGCCCAGGCCCGCAGCCAGCTAGGCATGCACCCATCTATCCACCCCCATTTCTGCACCAACAGCACCAtatgccccgccctgccctgccctctccacCCAGCTGCCCTCAGTTTTCTGCGGCTTCAGCCTTCAGCCTGCCTCTATATTGCGCACTGCCATTGGCTGAATGGGCCTCACCCGCATGTTACGCCGTCTTCTATTGGCTGAGATGTAAGCAGGGCCGCTTGTGGGTTTCATCGGGGGCGGGGAGAAGGGTTGCACAACGTACTTGGATTGGTTGGTCCGGACGACAGGGGCGGGCCGCGAACTGGGCCGGGCGCGGTGCGATTGGCCGGCCTGGGCGGGGCGTGCGGTGATTGGCCGGGCGCGGCCGGGGGGCGGGCCGAATCTTCCAGAAGCGAGCGGGCAGCCGGCGGGGGCAGCTCGGCGGGTGCGGCGGCGGCGGCACCATGATCCTGTCGGGGGCGCTGGGCGCGGCCTCCCCGGCCACCGTGTCCGTCTCCATCAGCAGCAGCCTCAACTCCTTCCGCGCGCAGAAGCGCTACGGGCGGGGCCTCACCATCGCCGAGTTCAAGGTACCGCGGACCGGACCGGACACCGGACCGGACTGGgatcgggcccctccccctggcacCGGACCGGCCCGGGAccggcccctcccccgggcaCCGGACCGGGACCGGGCACCGGACCGGACCGGGAccggcccctcccccgggcaCCGGACCGGATCGGGACCGGGCACCGGACCGGACTGGGAccggcccctcccccgggcaCCGGACCGGGACTGGGACTAGCCCCTCTGCTGGACCGGGCACCAGACCGGGaccggcccctcccctcccctggactGACTCTCACCCCCCTGGGCACCGAACTGGGACCGACTGACACCggaccccaccccagggaccaaCCTCTCCCCCGCCTCCCGGGGACCGGACTGGGACCGGCCCCTCCCCAGGCACCAGACCAAACCTGGCACCAAactggcccctcccctggcctgaCCCCGGGCACCGAACCGGGACCCACTgacaccagcccctcccccagggaccagcccctcccctggacTGACTCACATCCCCTGGGCACCGAACTGGGATTGACCGACTGATGCCCAtcgtcgtcccccccccccgaccaacCCACTGGGACTTTCAGCCTCCCCCTGGACAAACTGGGACCTCCTGGCCCACACCTGCCAACACTGCAATCCCTCCTGATGGACACCAAGCTTTCACCCACACTGACAGCAAACCAGGACTTGCTGGACCCGATGCCGGACCCCCCTGCACTGGGATGGGACTGCGATTTCCCTGGGGCTGAGTGACCAGGACCAAGCCCTGTGGGTCCCCCGACTCCCTTCCAACCAGGGATTGGCAGAACCCCATCATTAGACCAGAACCAATACTAACCCTTATTACCCCGGCCTGGGCCAAGCCCGACGggacccccctccttcctttgaCACTGGCTTGATCCCCAGGACGGCTCCCGGCACTGGACCAGATGGATCAACACCCACCAGGACCAACGCTGACCCCACCATCGTCTGCCAGGGCCTTCACGGCCTGATCCCCTCGCTCCGCGGGACTAACCCCACTCCTGGGAGCCCACTGACACCTGCCGGGGCCTGACCCTCCCTTGGACCCCAGACTGGGATCTGTACCCCGCGGACCTGCCAGGGCCTGACCCGTTCCCAGaccaacaccccaccccacctgacTGCTTGTGATGGATGCTGACACCACTGACGCCTGATCACCATGGCACCTGCAGGGACCAGACTCACCCCCTTCTGGGACCTgctagggcctgatcctccttCTCCCTGGGACTAATCTACCTAGCACCAGACCTTCTCCAAATCTCTGTGGGAGCCTCCCACGCTTTCCCATTGGTGGGGGCGAGGTACTGGGGAGCTCTCATCTGCTGCCCCCCCAGGGGGCTTAGCAAGGCGGCAGGAGGAGCTGAACTCTGAACTCTTCCTCCCCAACTCCTGTTGCTACTTACTTGATTCCCCACCCTAATCCGGAGCCGCCCCCTGCCTCTGCGGCTTCTGAAATTGTCCAGCTGATGGAGCCTCTATTGTTCCCCCTTCTTCCAGTCCCTTCAGTGACGGCTTCTTGCTCCCCGGACCTTTGTCTATGAACAGCATCCTCCTCCCATGCTTCCCCTCATTGGcttttcctctttctttgcaCTTGATCCACGTGGCCCTGTTCTTTATATGTCCTACCGTAGTGCTTAGGAGGCCCAGCTTGGAGCGCTCCTTTCTTctgtgttttgatttgttttaaggAAGCTGGGGTGAGATTTTAATACAAACTCCGGGAAGCTTAATAGATGTAGTAGATCCCGTCAAGCCCGGGTCCTTGGAGCAACACGGGTTACGGCTAGACTTGGAAAGATAAGACTTTTATCAGTCAAAgtcagtaaacattgatttcaccagAAATCCCCCCCTCCCAAAATACTGCCCCCAATAATAATCGAAATTTACAGAGAaggaaagtaagaaaaatgctgcttgagaaatgTAGTTTGATTGAGggctatttactttgtgtattttgacagGTGGTGTTGGCACGTTGTATTTCAATGGTGATGAAGCTATAACTTTGTGAATCTCCGTGTCTGCTGTCATTAAACAGCTAGTCAGGTCTCCCTATGAGTTCCCGcaattgtgaacatttaaatagataaacaTAAAAAAGAAGCTTAAAACAGCGCAGTCGAGCCAGAACCCTGTTCGGGTGCTAGTAAGCAACAGCAATGAGTCCCTGCCTGACCCAACGTCCTGCTTCTGCTCAGCTGAGAGTCCTGGCTGGGGTCTTTGTGGTCCTGAAGGGGCAGACAGTCTCCTTAGCTCTGCGGTCATGCCCCACTCGCTCGGTGACAGCAGGGATTGAGTGAGTGTGGGGAGAGCAGAGACACCAACCAGGACTGCGAGGAGGAGCCCCCAGCTGTCGGGGaggccaccctgctgctgagtGGCTCCTGCCCCCTCGATTATCTGAATAAAAtgcctgtctgtctcccccccccccccaccccccaacgaCCACCGCTCTTCAGAGAGCTGGGAGTACGCTGTACCTTTCCTCTCCTAGTCAAGGAATGAGGGACTTGTCAGCCTGGAGCGGTGTCCTGTCTCCGGTGGTTGCCAGTGTCCCAGAAGAAGATGTGAGAACCTTGCAGTAGGCAGACACCATCCTAAATGACTCCTTGTCCTGGCCTAAGGAGTCGCTGTTCCTGGGTGCTTGCATCTTACTTGTCAGCTTTTGCCAGTGACCAATGAGACCCTTCCGTAACGGGGGGGAAATACTCCCCCCAAATCACCCCTCAGATAACACCCTCTCCTCCCCTAAGCTCCCATAGAGAGACCCACCCGTGCAGTTTGCTCTGAAGGCGAGCAAATCCGGAGCGCTCCTGATCTCAGCTGAGACCAGGGTGGGAAGCGAGCCTCTTCAACTCCCCCCTGGGGCCCACAGCCCGGCACTGAGATTCCAGAGCGCAGGTGTAAGATACCTGTGGCAAGATGCCAGCTTCTTAGTAATAATACCTGGCTTGTGTGAAGGGCTTTTGATCAGTCGTGCTTCACAAAGGAGGGCAGTATTGTTACCCCATTTgacggatggggaaactgaggcactggggaATATTTGGACCAGGGTCGCCCGGCGGGCTAATGGccaagccaggaacagaacctctGAATCCTAGtctagtgctctgtccactaggtaTCACTGCCTCCCTGTGGAGCGCATGGTGGTAACCTAGCACTGAGCTGCCCAGCGTGGATTGTTGTGTTTTGGGGTGATTGCGTTCTAGCTGTATCCCAGAGCGGGGAGACACAAATGCCTGTTCCCCCACTGATTCCCATGCTGCTTTCTCTCACTAAACTTGActgattcccctccccccttctcccctacCAGACAGGCGAGCTGCTATTCTCCAACCTGAATcacctgcccctccagcccctttTGGTTATTTCTCCGGCCTCTCTGGCATTTGCAGTGACCCAGATCCTGTCTGAATCACGCTGCCCACAGCAGCTCGGGGGTGCATGGCGGGTCCCCGAGAAGGGCTCCGTCAGCAGAAAATCCAGCCGTGCCATGCAGCCGAAAAGTGGATTAACGGCAGCTCGGCAGCTGGGTGCTTGTGCCCAGCTGTCTAACTGGAGAGCCATCGCTTCCTCccctgcagcagttggctgctttcCACCGACGTGTTTCTCCTCGGAAGGGAAACTGATCTATAAAGCAAAATCTGACTCTGCAGGGGCTATGTCCCGCTCCCCATGCTGCTAGGGTTGTGCCGAGCACTGGTTGGTTTGCTGCCGTCTGTACTCTGTAGGACCGTGTCTCTTATCAGTCCCCTGTGCTCTGATCTCTCCACGTCTGAATCTGCCTGCTGCTTCCCCTCTGTTCTCTTCCGCAATTGCGATCACTGCTGAATTAATGCAGAGCAGCTCTCCGCAAAGCATTGGACTGGGAGCTAGCTAGCTACGGGCATCGCCGCTTGGAGGCTGCTGAATGCTTCCCCATTGCACCAAAAGCTCCGTCTGAGGATCTACGAGACCATCTAGCCCAGATCACTTCTACCTCTTGCACTTTGTAACGGTCCTGGGTTGTCTTTTCTTCTGTAAGCACCTGTGACGTGATGGCTGCTTGGTCCGGTTGTCAACTGTGGTTGGCTTTGCAGACTCTGGCTTGTCTGCAGCAGTTGAGTTTAGGGTGTGGAAGTGCTGATCTCGGTAACAGGttgtctctctcctttcccagtgCAAACTAGAGCTGGTGGTGGGAAGCCCGGCGTCATGTATGGACTTGGAGCTCTACACGTCCGATGACAAATTTGTCATGAAACTGGACAGCGATGAGGCCTTACTGGGATCCTACCCCATCGACGACGGCTGTAGGATACACGTGGGTATCGGGGTTGCagatccccagtgtagacaggcctTAGTGCAGAGATGGCGGCTGTGTTTAACAGCGATGGGAACTGCAGCGTATTCTGTAGTGCTTAAGACCCCGCAGGACCCGACTTTTCCTCAAGTTGAGAAATAACTTTCGTTCCCTCTTAAAAGGGCAGAGATTTTAGGTCTCTGAAGGGGTTTTCAGTCACCCAGGGGACTTAGCAACTGGAGTCTTGCTGAAAGGCAGCGGGCTGTGGGTTACTGAATCATGTAGGTGCTTTGAAAAACCCACCCACGAGCTAAACCCCCACCCTGCAAAACATGATGTTTGTGTGTAAGGTTCTGCTTTGGCTTGTTTCTTCGGAGACTTTTTTTCTGTCAGAACTGACTAAATTAGCACCACTTGGGTTCATAAATTATAACGCCGGacgggaccattagatcatctagtcagacctccggTGTGACACGGGCCGTCAGGCGTCATCCAAATGACCCCTGTATTGAGCGGCCTTGTGTTCAGTACAGCCTGAGAGTGTGTGTACCGAGCAAACCGCCCCACCCGCCCCGGActgcgagtctcagagcccaggtctacagacgttgggggggggggggcggtgttcAGAGCCCGAGTGTGAATGGCTACATGGTTAGTTTTAGCACCATAGCAcgagtctgtagacccaggctctgaaactcactgctgtgggttTCTGTGCTGTGTAGACGTAACTACCCTGAATTGCGTAGACTCTCTCTCCTTCATTAGTTAAGACTGAGCCgatcacaacacgtcttccaATCTTCTCTCGTTCTGGCCATCCTTCGCCACGCTTGTCCGTACCTTCTTGTTAGGAAATCATCCCACCTCTTTGGAGGCCGACCGCGTGTTTTAAACATCAGGTACCAGGGCTCAGTTAGCCAAGACTGAGTCTAAACAAACTGGTGTGAACAAGAGAGGACTCTGGTCATTTCCATTCTGTTCTCTAGGTTATTGACCGGAGCGGAGCCAGGGTCGGCGAGTACGAGGATGTGTCGCGGGTTGAGAAGTACGAAATGTCTGCCACTGATTACGAGAAGAGGCCAGGTAAGGATGACAGTGTTGCCAAAACACCCATCTTTGCAGGGTTAAAACTTTCATTCCCGGATTGACATTTAAAGCTTGGTGGGTTTGGTATCAAATGGAGCTCGCCCATGTGTCCTGGTCACGTAAGTGTTTCAGACACATGCTTAAACAGCAGATCACCTGAAAATACCCACTCGGCTGGCTTTGGTTGGGCGGCAGGAGGATGGGGactctttccccacccctggggtGTTCTGCTGCTGTTGTCCCCAAATGGACGAGCTCAGATCCCTCCTCATGAGAGAAGAGGGCTGTGGGGATAATGCTCCATATACCAATGCCAAGTGGGTGCATGATGAGAACTGCAGCATATGTCCTGAGTGCCATGGCTGAGCTTCTCAGGGTGCCCAGCGCCTCTGACATGGAGATGCACCAGGTGGGCAGCGACCCACTGGCATCCTCCACCGTGAGTTTTTGCATTGTTGCTTCCTGCATTCTGTTTCCCTCAGTGCTGTCCAGTCTCTAGCCTTCCATTGGTTCCCCAGTTTAACAGATCTCACTGGCAGCAACCTTGCCTTGCATAATTTTCACCCACTCCTCGTTCCCCTCGCTGCTCTCCTCCCCTGTGTTGCCctgaagatcagggttggaagggactttaggaggtatttagtccaaccccctgctcaaagcaggaccagtcccaactaaatcatcccagccagggctttgtcaagtctgaccgtAAAAACTTCACCCCCTCTTGGTGCTGGTACCTTCTCTCTTATGCATGCTTGGGCAAGGAGCTCCTCCCAGGGGAGAGATGGGGAAAAATGAGATTGTGTTACAATCCGACTTACTGTAAATCTCTGTTAATAAAAGGGACATCTTCTACTCCCTTTCGCAGGAAGAAATGCTTTCCTCCTTTTAGGGCCAAAATACCGACTGGCATTATTTCACAATCAGTTAACTCTTAGCCCAGGTGAAGACAACCATGAATGCTCCAGTGATCTTATTTTAGGTTTGGGAGGCTTTGTATCATTACAGATGTAGTATGATGAGTGGAACTGGAGGAGGGGGGTCTGGTTTCAAGAGGGACCTGATTGTGTGTGACACTGAGGGGGTTCATTGTATAAGCTGGGCTCTCAGCATGTAACATTGGCCTCTCTCTGCATGCTCAGTAAAGATCTTTCCTAAACAGCCTCTGCCTCCTGCATCACGTGTTGCTAACGAAAGATGGATGGTGGCATCCAGATGTGGACTGCTGCTAGGTTGATCTAGGCCCCAAATGTAGTTGTTTGAAATGGAAAACTTCCATCAAAATGTGAAGAAAATTGACTAAGGAAACATGAAACCGACCAGGGCTGTTGATACTGCTTGAGTTGAGTGCAAAAATATCACtggaaaaaggggggaaaatagatttaaaaagaaattccTCAGTTCTAATCTTGGGTCCTATAATAGGTGGGAGCAGATGTTAAAATGTCCTAACCTGACGGTGTCCTTTTAAGGCCAACCATTTCCCCCTCTGGCTTCCAGACTCCGTGCGCTCCTTCCTGAAGCGCAGTAAGGTGGGGAAGTTTAACgaggaggagatgctgaagaAAGAGGCGGAGCAGGAACAAAAACTAGCAGAAGAGAAGGATCTGGCGGAGGCCATTTCAGTGGGTGCTCGGTGTGAGGTACGGGTCTCAGGCCAGCCCAACAAACGGGGGACAGTCATGTTCGTGGGTAAGTGCCGCTGGCCCCCTGGCTCTCCGTTCCTTTCCACCCTGTCTGATTGAAAGGACAATTCTCTTAGTGAAGATCAAACATACAGAGTGGCTGTGACTCAGTTTTGACTCTCCTCCTCTCCGCAGGGCTAGCGGAGTTCAAACCGGGCTACTGGATCGGCATCAAATACGACGAACCCTTAGGGAAAAACGATGGCAGGTAAAAACCCTTCCTCTGTCCAAGTTCTGTCTTGGTGCAAACGAGTAGCCCTGCCCTGTTCCCAGTAGGGGCCCACGCCAAGCCAGGTGATTTGAGCACCCAACGCCTCGTCCCTGGACTTGCCCTGGGAGCTCGCTCCATGTCTGTGCCAGCAGCTTGTATTGAATGTCACCCTAAAAACAGTGCTGAGCAATAATCTGGTTTGTTGTGGACCAAACGCCAAGGTGTTAACGGCCATCCCTGTGTGGCTCCATCCTTCCATTAGGTCAGTCCCACCTGGCCTACGAGGAAGGCTGCGGTCGGAGCTCAGCGCCTAGCATCTGGTGGTGCGTTGCCGAGGCAGCTGTGCGTGGGAAGGGAGGGTAGTGTCAAGCCGCTGCCGATCTCATCCCCCGACTCTTCCCCTTCCCAGCGTCAATGGAAAGCAGTACTTCGAGTGCCAGCCCAAGTACGGCGCCTTCGTGAAGCCTCAGTACGTCACCGTGGGGGACTTCCCGGAAGAGGATTATGGACTGGATGATGAAATGTGACCGGGAGAAAGGAGTCCACGTGGACCCGCCGCCCTCGTCACGTGGCCGTTGACACGCTGCGGCGTCTCAGTGGGCTGCTGCATTCAGATCCTGCTAGTGGGCGCCTAGGTGAGCGAGAAGATGTGAcgagcaactttttttttattttttatttttatttcttctgaTTGTAACTGTTTTGTTCGGTGAAAGATGCCATATCCCTTTTGtgttttttctccctctcctccataCGCACCAGCTTAATGCAGTGACACTAATAAAACCGCCTGGGAGGAACTGGCGCTGCAGCTTAACAGTGATCCTTGTATCTGGAGCGTGTCTCATGTGCCGAGATCCGGCCCGGTGGCTCCAGAAGCCATTGATCAGTGGCGGGAGTGAGGGCACAAGGAACCCGCAAAGCAGATGTGCTCCGATTTAAACCCAGGGGAAGATTTGGGTTGGGCAAAGGGTTTAAAAAAGCAACGCGTCGGGAAGCAGAGCATTGTCTGGGTGAAGATTGTGACCGCACGCGCATGGGGTATAACTTCCTCAGGCTTGAACCAAGGGTTAGGAGCCTGAACCACAAAATCTGTATCGAGGCTGCAAACCCCTCAAACATCCTGAGATGTTTGGAGCCGGGGTTTGCTTAGTTCACATCCCTTTGTCCTTAAAGTTCGCTTAGTTGAAGGAGGTTACCCCACTAACATGTCCGCTGTGGGACACTCAATTTGAACTCTCCTTTATTCTCAAATTCTCCCCCCCCTGCGCCtgcccccccctcaaaaaaacaacCCCTATCGCAAGCAGAATTCTGGCCCTGTAAAGGGAGAAGCGCCAGAGACTCCCTGAAGtcctttgctattgattttacatggaaggtgccCAGATGCTAAGGcgatgggcagcagtataaacACGACTAGGTCTTAATTCTTAGAATGACAGGCGCATAAATACCTGCCACCGTGCAGTTTACAGTTAGCTGCTGTTTGACGCAGTGTAAAGCTGCAGTATGCCTCTTCAGGGGTGTGTCTTGGACGGATGGGACCACCCTGAATTCTTGTCTGTTAcctcccccccccatgctgcCTAGCTGCTGCAGTGACTAGAGAAGGCATAAGGTGCATTGTCAAATCTTTGGCACCTCCTCGCTGTACCCCTGGGGTGTTAAGTGTTAGTGCATAGCTCTCCATTTCCTGGTGGCTTGACTTTAATTGTAGACAGCGGTAGTTACGGGAACAGACGTGTTCCCCAAAATATTAGTAGTGTGGCAGGTGACCGTACCGCCCCTTCTCTCCGACTGTTGTGGTTGATCTAGCGTAGAGATCCTTTGCTGCTGGCCGTCTGTGTGGATGTGCAGCTTAacc includes:
- the TBCB gene encoding tubulin-folding cofactor B — protein: MILSGALGAASPATVSVSISSSLNSFRAQKRYGRGLTIAEFKCKLELVVGSPASCMDLELYTSDDKFVMKLDSDEALLGSYPIDDGCRIHVIDRSGARVGEYEDVSRVEKYEMSATDYEKRPDSVRSFLKRSKVGKFNEEEMLKKEAEQEQKLAEEKDLAEAISVGARCEVRVSGQPNKRGTVMFVGLAEFKPGYWIGIKYDEPLGKNDGSVNGKQYFECQPKYGAFVKPQYVTVGDFPEEDYGLDDEM